The window CAATGGTTTCGCTGCTCTCATCAATCTGAAGCTCTTCAACCTCTTCCTCAGGAACATCCACAATATAATCATCCTTGATAATCTTAGGATCAATAACCACAAATGCCAAATCCAGGTTGTCTATGCTTTGAAGCCACTGAAAAATTGAGTCTTCTCCACTATTGGCAATCAAAACAAATCTTTTTGCATCCTCAAATCCAGGTAATCCTTCCGGGAAATCAATAATCCCTTTTTCATCCACTTCAAGCTGCCCGAAATGCTTGGTATTAAGAAGCATGATCTTTCCTCCTTATTTAATAGGTCGGGCTATCGATAATTAATACTATTCTATCATTTATGAAAGCCCGTTACAATAATTTTACAATAATATAATTTTTATCAGATCTTTTCGTCTACCTTATTTTCAGGAACATACTTTATGTTAACTGAAGCATACTGCTCCATATAAAACCTTATTTTGTCAGGAGTGTACCTGATTTCCACATTTCCTGGCGTATAAACGCCATCAACACCGTTATTTACCCCCTCACTTGTTCTCTCAGGCTCAATCTCAAGAGATCCCTTTACAGTAATCTGTGGCTTTGCCGATGGCATGGATACCATTCCAAACTCATGCTGTGGATATGCATCCCTGGCAGCTATCTCAGGAATAGCTCTCCCCCCACTTTCTATAGCAGCCATCATATTACCATCCTGAGCGGTCTTTGCTATATAATCAAGAACATTCTGATAACCCCTTTGAGCAAACTCCCTGGTTAAATCAATAGGACCTTTAAGGCCTGAGCTTGCAAAGCATTCATACTGATCTATTTCTACCCTCGGCAGCTCAGCACGAATATTTACCTTAGGTTCTTTATTATCAAGTTCCAGTTTTGCATTTTCAGTTTTTATTTCAAGAGCGGCTGGAGTTCTATTAATACCAACCCTTGCATAAGTCTGACTTATTTCCAATCCCATATTGCACCATCAAATCCAATCCCTATACAGGGATCTTACAACACCAAACCAAATACTTCATATTACTTTACACTCAAACCAATTCTATCTTATAAAATCCATGAGACTTGGCTGAATAATTCTGGCTCCTCCTTCTAATGATGCCTTATACACATTTTCCTCATTCTTAAGGTTCATTATGGTTTCCGCCATATCCGCATCTTCATTTTCACTCATCAATTGGGTAAAGTTTACTGTATCATTTTCCAACCTGTTAAGTGTAAGATCAATTCTATTGGTCCTTGCACCAATATCGGAACGTATACTCATAACCCTGTCCCTTAGATGATCTATATCAGTAAGTGCTGCACTTATGCCTTCTGTCCCGCTTTGTGAAGTTATTGTCCTATCCAGCTTGGTATATATCTTCAGTGCACTAAGTGCATCGTTATTCGCAGGCCCTTCCATGAGGGTTAATTTTCTGCCTTCATTTGCAGAAAACACAAGCTTGCCGTCTTCATTTTTTACTGTAACCTTTGCAGCCACCAAACTCGGGTCGCCGTCAATTGCAGTTTGAATGCCGCTTACAAGATCATTTAAAGTTTTTCCGGGAGTACCGTCATATGTATAACCACCGGGGTCTGGTATAGTAATTGTGGTGTATGCGGCCATTCCGTCAACTTTAATATTGAACTGGTTATTGTCAGTAAGCACCAATGGATTGCTTGCACTGGCAGAAATATTATGCCCAGCAATAAATGTATTTGTGTCAGGCCTGGTTAGTGTATCAATAAACCTGTTCATGGCAACCATAAAGTCACCCATGTCATTCTTTGTTCCAGTGCCGAAAAGCTGAGTACCTAAAACATTTACATTTAAGTTGTCACTTATGCCTATCTGGTAATTTATGTTTTCACTTTTTGATACAGTTATATTTGTAACCGGATCGGTTTTTAATTTTATACTGTCCAGCAAATCCTCCGGACTGCCTTTCTTTATATACATTTTCAGCCTGTTTCCATTGGGGTCGATAGTGTTTTTTAGTGAAAACTCAAGCCTGCCTCCGTCATTTTTCACCTTTATGTTTTCAAGCTCAGGATATGCATTTATGGCTGTCTGTATATCATAAGCCATACTATTTATATCATTTGCCGTCCCGTCATAATTCTTTTGCGGGAGTGCAATGTTCCTGTAGTTTGTACCATCCAAACAAATCTGAAATGATAAGTTTGATGCCGTATTATCAATAGGTGCTTTTGCAAGATCAATTAATCCGCTTTTTATTATTGCAGTTTCATTTGATGCAACGGAAACCTTATATGTGCCATCAGCATTCATCAGGGGTGAATCTGTGGTATAACCTGAAAAGACATACCTTCCTGCATAAGTTGCGTTGGATATATGGATTATTTGATCCTTAAGCTGCTCTACCTCTTTTCGCACCTTATCCCTGTCATCGATTGTCATTGTCCCGTTAGCCGCCTGAACAGCCAGCTCTCTTGCTCTTTGAAGAACATCAACTACCATTCCCATTGAGCTCTCAGTTACATTCATCCATGAATTGGCATCATTAGAGTTCCTTTTAAACTGCTCAACCTCTGCAACATCGGTTCGAAGCTTTAACGCTTTGGCTGCAATTATCGGATCGTCTGAAGGCACACTGATCTTTTTTCCGGTTGCCAACTGAGTCTGATATTTATTCATCCTGCTGAGATTTCCGTTTATAAATCCCATCATATTGTTAATCAGCATGTTATTTGTAATTCTCATCTATATTACCTACCTTCCTGAAACCCCGACACGGTTTACCAGAGTATCATATATCTCACTTAAGGTTGAAATCATCTTAGCAGCTGCCGTATAGGCGTGCTGATATTTGACCATGTTAGCCATTTCTTCGTTCAAAGATACCCCTTGAACCGAAGTTCTTCTGTTCTCAATCTGTCCGATTATAACATCCTGCGTCTTTGATATCTGCATAGCCTGCTGGGTATCTATACCCAGGGTGGATATCATAGCCTTCATATAATCCTCAGGAGTACCTTCCATAAAAAGGTGACCGTTATGCCTCATATTTATAAGATTCAAAAGGTTTGAGCCATCCTCAGCAAGTCCTGAAGTGGTGGACGCTGCCACATTATACTCTCCGCTTTCTTCATGAATAAGATCTGCACTTATCGAAAAGTTTTTTGCAGTCATTTTGCTATATATATTACCTATATCATTTACTGTTGAAGCACTTCCTATAAATTCTGATGTGTAAACCTCGGACACGGCATTCTGTATCGGTGACCATCCTTTCACCGTAAAAAATCTTATACCTGTGGGGCTTAAAGACCCACCCGGTTTTTTCATCCCAAAGCCGTCTGCGTGGCCTGAAGTAGTCTTTGTATATACCGTATTATTTGAATCATCTGTATGAATTGTAATACCCTCGTTCATAGCAAGAGCAAACTTTCTGACAAATTCGTTAAGCTTCTTTACATAAAACGGCACGCCTTTATAGTTCGGAGATGCTCCGTTGCCCTGATCCACCCCTTCATTTCCATCCCTCATATCAAGGTATCCCTTAAGTTCACCGCCTCTTACCTCCAGTGAATTGCCATCTTCCCATGAAACGTCATAAAGATTC is drawn from Pseudobacteroides sp. and contains these coding sequences:
- the fliW gene encoding flagellar assembly protein FliW; the encoded protein is MLLNTKHFGQLEVDEKGIIDFPEGLPGFEDAKRFVLIANSGEDSIFQWLQSIDNLDLAFVVIDPKIIKDDYIVDVPEEEVEELQIDESSETIVLCIVVVPEDLAKMTANLKAPVIINNTSKKGKQVVLDNNDYEIKHYIMQELRQRGG
- the flgL gene encoding flagellar hook-associated protein FlgL — translated: MRITNNMLINNMMGFINGNLSRMNKYQTQLATGKKISVPSDDPIIAAKALKLRTDVAEVEQFKRNSNDANSWMNVTESSMGMVVDVLQRARELAVQAANGTMTIDDRDKVRKEVEQLKDQIIHISNATYAGRYVFSGYTTDSPLMNADGTYKVSVASNETAIIKSGLIDLAKAPIDNTASNLSFQICLDGTNYRNIALPQKNYDGTANDINSMAYDIQTAINAYPELENIKVKNDGGRLEFSLKNTIDPNGNRLKMYIKKGSPEDLLDSIKLKTDPVTNITVSKSENINYQIGISDNLNVNVLGTQLFGTGTKNDMGDFMVAMNRFIDTLTRPDTNTFIAGHNISASASNPLVLTDNNQFNIKVDGMAAYTTITIPDPGGYTYDGTPGKTLNDLVSGIQTAIDGDPSLVAAKVTVKNEDGKLVFSANEGRKLTLMEGPANNDALSALKIYTKLDRTITSQSGTEGISAALTDIDHLRDRVMSIRSDIGARTNRIDLTLNRLENDTVNFTQLMSENEDADMAETIMNLKNEENVYKASLEGGARIIQPSLMDFIR
- a CDS encoding DUF6470 family protein; amino-acid sequence: MGLEISQTYARVGINRTPAALEIKTENAKLELDNKEPKVNIRAELPRVEIDQYECFASSGLKGPIDLTREFAQRGYQNVLDYIAKTAQDGNMMAAIESGGRAIPEIAARDAYPQHEFGMVSMPSAKPQITVKGSLEIEPERTSEGVNNGVDGVYTPGNVEIRYTPDKIRFYMEQYASVNIKYVPENKVDEKI
- the flgK gene encoding flagellar hook-associated protein FlgK encodes the protein MRSSFFGLNVASNGLYTAQRGLDVINHNINNVNTPGYSRQMSVQKALPAMSVHDGTGMIGTGSYGASVDRIHDDYLDFKFWSESDTLGEWGVKAIQLMDIEKTFNEPSNSGFNVVINDYFTAVQELSKDPSSTAARKLLIGEGITLTKYFNNVAVHLEKLQSDLNYDIKIKVDEINSYGKQIQQLNKQIFAAELDNNKANDLRDQRTYLVDKLSKLINVQASEVTVGKLPNGQDEKHFLVTINGKAFIDHYNLSALKVEQRDKKINVDEDIENLYDVSWEDGNSLEVRGGELKGYLDMRDGNEGVDQGNGASPNYKGVPFYVKKLNEFVRKFALAMNEGITIHTDDSNNTVYTKTTSGHADGFGMKKPGGSLSPTGIRFFTVKGWSPIQNAVSEVYTSEFIGSASTVNDIGNIYSKMTAKNFSISADLIHEESGEYNVAASTTSGLAEDGSNLLNLINMRHNGHLFMEGTPEDYMKAMISTLGIDTQQAMQISKTQDVIIGQIENRRTSVQGVSLNEEMANMVKYQHAYTAAAKMISTLSEIYDTLVNRVGVSGR